One genomic window of Fusarium verticillioides 7600 chromosome 2, whole genome shotgun sequence includes the following:
- a CDS encoding fructose-1,6-bisphosphatase has protein sequence MATTNSGQETEKVNTNIVTLTRFLTEEQAKHPEATGDFTLLCHALQFSFKSIAYYIRRATLVNLTGLAGSSNITGDDQKKLDVISNDLFIEAMRSSGKCALLVSEEEDEIIYFKDAHDAHYAVACDPIDGSSNLDAGVSVGTIFAIHKLPEGSKGVKEDILKPGTELLAAGFTMYGASAQLVITMRGGTVNGFTLDNGIGEFILSHPDMRLPKSRAIYSANEGNSLYWEDKTINYFNSLKQAQDDGKPYSSRYIGSMVADAYRTLLYGGIFAYPADKKSPKGKLRILYECAPMALIFENAGGQAVDSKMNRMLEVVPEHIHDRAGIFMGSYDEVEKVKKFHN, from the exons ATGGCTACTACAAACAGCGGACAAGAAACCGAAAAGGTTAACACTAACATTGTTACCCTCACCCGCTTCCTCACTGAGGAGCAGGCCAAGCACCCAGAGGCCACTGGTGACTTCAC TCTATTGTGTCACGCTCTCCAGttctccttcaagtcaaTTGCCTACTACATTCGACGCGCTACCCTAGTCAACCTCACCGGTCTGGCTGGTTCTTCCAACATCACCGGCGAcgaccagaagaagctcgatgtCATCTCCAATgacctcttcatcgaggCCATGCGCTCGTCAGGCAAGTGTGCGCTCCTCGtctctgaagaggaggacgagatcaTCTACTTCAAGGATGCTCATGACGCTCACTACGCCGTCGCTTGCGATCCCATTGACGGATCCTCCAACTTGGACGCCGGTGTCTCAGTCGGTACCATTTTCGCTATTCATAAGCTCCCCGAGGGCTCCAAGGGTGTCAAGGAGGATATCCTGAAGCCCGGTACTGAGCTGCTCGCTGCTGGTTTCACTATGTACGGCGCCTCTGCCCAGCTTGTCATCACTATGCGCGGTGGAACCGTCAACGGTTTCACTCTGGACAACGGCATTGGCGAGTTCATTCTGTCTCACCCCGACATGCGCCTCCCCAAGTCGCGCGCCATCTACTCCGCCAACGAGGGTAACTCTCTGTACTGGGAGGACAAGACCATCAACTACTTCAACTCTCTAAAGCAAGCTCAAGACGACGGCAAGCCCTACAGCTCGCGATACATCGGTTCCATGGTTGCCGATGCTTACCGAACTCTGCTCTACGGCGGTATCTTTGCTTACCCcgccgacaagaagagcccCAAGGGCAAGCTCCGTATCCTGTACGAGTGCGCGCCCATGGCCCtcatctttgagaatg CTGGTGGTCAAGCTGTCGACAGCAAGATGAACCGTATGCTCGAGGTGGTGCCCGAGCACATCCACGACAGGGCTGGTATCTTCATGGGTAGCTACGACGAGGTcgagaaggtgaagaagttCCACAACTAA
- a CDS encoding tRNA (guanine-N(7)-)-methyltransferase: MTTELTSKQRARENDRAKRTKDGVTQLPRKKFYRQRAHANPFSDHMLEYPKSPDDMDWSSYFPHYVQEGTPEDPSKPPKLTKDVEIVDIGCGFGGLLVALAPKLPDTLTLGLEIRTQVAGYVQERIKALRSQNSDNMYQNVGCIRANTMKFLPNFFKKAQLSKIFICFPDPHFKARKHKARIVSTTLNSEYAYALRPGGIVYTITDVEDLHLWMVQHLEAHPAFERISKEEEEADECVQVMSTETEESKKVTRNNGQKFVALFRRLEDPPW, encoded by the exons atgacaacagAGCTCACAAGCAAACAGAGAGCGCGCGAGAATGATCGCGCCAAGAGGACGAAAGATGGGGTCACTCAACTACCGCGCAAAAAGTTCTATCGCCAAAGAGCGCACGCAAATCCTTTCTCTGATCATATGCTAGAATA CCCTAAATCTCCAGATGATATGGACTGGTCCTCATATTTCCCACACTACGTCCAGGAGGGAACACCAGAGGATCCCTCCAAGCCTCCTAAACTGACAAAAGACGTGGAAATTGTCGATATTGGCTGTGGCTTTGGAGGTCTTCTCGTTGCTCTAGCGCCTAAGCTACCCGACACTCTCACGCTCG GCCTGGAAATCCGAACACAAGTAGCAGGTTACGTTCAAGAACGTATAAAAGCATTGCGATCACAAAACTCGGACAACATGTATCAGAACGTGGGCTGCATCCGAGCAAATACTATGAAGTTTCTCCccaatttcttcaagaaggctcaactatccaagatcttcatctgctttcCCGATCCTCACTTTAAGGCCAGGAAGCACAAAGCCAGAATTGTATCGACAACGTTGAATTCCGAATACGCTTATGCGCTACGACCAGGCGGTATTGTGTATACTATCACCGATGTCGAGGACTTGCACTTGTGGATGgttcagcatcttgaggcTCATCCTGCTTTCGAGAGGATCTcgaaagaggaagaagaggctgatgAATGCGTCCAGGTCATGTCGactgagactgaggagaGTAAGAAGGTTACGAGAAATAACGGACAGAAGTTTGTAGCGTTGTTCCGGAGGCTAGAGGATCCTCCGTGGTAG
- a CDS encoding hypothetical protein (At least one base has a quality score < 10), which produces MSFLTPKQAVALPRLPQMSSDASWTFFGPLMTEYSSIVNLISLVCLGLGLMLFIPVLLLVIFDLFLWMWRNISNTNPPAIVDSERDSVVTTNPHAAAIATGIDKASL; this is translated from the exons ATGAGCTTTCTTACTCCAAAGCAGGCTGTAGCGCTACCCAGACTGCCTCAGATGTCCTCCGACGCATCATGGACCTTCTTTGGTCCTCTAATGACCGAGTACTCCTCTATCGTTAACCTGATCTCTCTTGTCTGT ctcggccttggtcttATGCTGTTCATacctgttcttcttctcgtgATCTTCGACCTCTTCCTTTGGATGTGGAGGAATATCAGTAATACGAACCCACCTGCGATTGTCGATTCCGAACGCGATAGCGTTGTCACTACGAACCCACATGCTGCTGCAATAGCAACAGGAATAGACAAAGCGTCACTTTAA
- a CDS encoding homoserine dehydrogenase (At least one base has a quality score < 10) — protein MAAPKQVFIGIIGAGGVGKAFIDQLQSLAARKPAPKLNLAYIATSRKALFNDDYSPLNIGNVVDTLGSSTKAPLALPQVVEYLAKAPAKSVLVDNTSSQDVAELYPLALSRGISIVTPNKKAFSGSYKLWQDIFSAAESSGARVYHESSVGAGLPVISTLKDLVETGDKITKIEGVFSGTMSFLFNSFAPTEGQGGKWSEEVKKAKSLGYTEPDPRDDLNGLDVARKLTILARLAGIPVESPTSFPVQSLIPKELESVSSGDEFLEKLPAFDSQMEETKAAAEKAGKVVRFVGSIDAASKQVKVGLEQFDRSHPIAALKGSDNIISFYTERYGSNPLIVQGAGAGGDVTAMGVTADLIKVLSQIA, from the exons atggcCGCTCCCAAACAAGTTTTCATTGGAATTATCG GCGCCGGAGGTGTCGGCAAGGCCTTCATCGACCAGCTCCAATCCCTCGCTGCTCGGAAGCCAGCACCGAAGCTGAACCTCGCATACATTGCCACGAGCCGCAAAGCCCTCTTCAACGACGACTACTCTCCCCTTAATATCGGCAACGTCGTCGACACACTTGGCTCCTCTACCAAGGCCCCTCTCGCCCTCCCTCAGGTCGTCGAGTACCTGGCCAAGGCCCCCGCCAAGAGCGTTCTTGTCGACAACACCAGCTCTCAGGATGTTGCGGAACTTTACCCTCTTGCCTTGAGCCGAGGCATCAGCATCGTTACACCCAACAAGAAGGCCTTCTCAGGCTCATACAAGTTGTGGCAGGACATCTTCTCAGCTGCCGAGTCCTCTGGAGCCCGTGTCTACCATGAGTCTTCCGTCGGTGCTGGTCTCCCCGTTATTTCCACTCTGAAGGACCTGGTTGAGACTGGtgacaagatcaccaagatcgagggtgtCTTCAGCGGCACCATGTCCTTCCTATTCAACTCTTTTGCTCCTACCGAGGGCCAGGGTGGCAAGTGGTctgaggaggtcaagaaggccaagtcATTGGGATACACTGAACCTGACCCCCGAGACGATCTCAACGGCCTCGATGTCGCTCGCAAGCTGACCATCCTTGCTCGTCTGGCTGGCATCCCCGTTGAGTCCCCCACTTCTTTCCCCGTGCAAAGCCTCATTCCCAAGGAGCTGGAGTCTGTTTCCAGCGGCgatgagttccttgagaagctccctGCCTTTGACTCTCAGATGGAGGAGacaaaggctgctgctgagaaggctggcaAGGTTGTCCGATTTGTTGGTAGCATTGATGCTGCTTCCAAGCAGGTCAAGGTTGGTCTGGAGCAATTCGACCGCTCGCACCCTATTGCTGCTCTTAAGGGTAGTGAtaacatcatcagcttctACACCGAGAGATATGGAAGCAACCCTCTGATTGTCCAGGGTGCCGGTGCTGGAGGTGATGTGACCGCCATGGGAGTGACAGCTGATttgatcaaggtcctgtCGCAGATTGCATAA
- a CDS encoding hypothetical protein (At least one base has a quality score < 10) encodes MILNCSASFPLALRLVLIREMGERGGALGQCAWAETGWKRVGNARREAQAIASYSGLVWTPEGAGVGAAPRSSQLVRRCRTASGSCTEGRVSQGLGLANNPPDPPLTVQCSAVQYL; translated from the coding sequence ATGATATTGAATTGCTCGGCAAGTTTTCCGTTAGCCCTTCGCCTTGTGCTGATAAGGGAAATGGGGGAACGGGGGGGGGCCCTTGGGCAATGCGCATGGGCAGAGACAGGATGGAAAAGGGTGGGTAATGCCAGACGAGAGGCGCAGGCTATCGCGAGCTATTCCGGCCTAGTCTGGACccctgaaggagctggagttGGAGCTGCACCTCGTTCGAGTCAACTTGTCAGAAGGTGTCGCACAGCATCTGGTTCATGCACGGAAGGGAGAGTGTCCCAGGGCTTGGGTTTGGCTAACAATCCTCCAGATCCTCCGCTTACtgtgcagtgcagtgcagtgcagtaTCTTTGA